A portion of the Algimonas porphyrae genome contains these proteins:
- the glmS gene encoding glutamine--fructose-6-phosphate transaminase (isomerizing), with protein sequence MCGIVGIIGSKTVTSRLMAGLRRLEYRGYDSAGLAIAADGAIDRRRAKGKIVNLEAVLTVDPLDGPVGIAHTRWATHGAPSVTNAHPHRAGRVAIVHNGIIENFAEIREKLAHRNLESDTDTEIAAHLIDHEIDQGGTIQDAVGRALAQFRGAYALGILVEDEPHRIYCARRGSPLAVGIGKGERYLGSDAMALAALTDQLIYLEEGDWAVLESDSIQIFDDNGTPVERDITVVRGADDIADKGSFDHFMLKEIHEQPDTLARTLSHYLDLAAMGVSLPEELDLGQINRIVIVACGTAFYAGMVGQYLFEQIAGVAVDIDIASEFRYREPVLDPNSLMIVVSQSGETADTLAALRYAKEAGLKTAALVNVMTSTMAREADVAMPINAGPEIGVASTKAFTSQVAALACLAVGAGELRGKLDSDSVATHVRELMGLPTKVADSLKSAAEIATIAGTLAGASSAFFLGRGTMVPIALEGALKLKEISYIHAEGYAAGELKHGPIALIEDGTPVIASAPMDGLFEKTVSNLQEVAARGARVILFTDAEGKAAAGDQVDTCLVLPTAPMISAPIVQAIGQQLLAYHTALALGTDVDQPRNLAKSVTVE encoded by the coding sequence ATGTGCGGTATCGTTGGTATTATTGGTTCAAAGACGGTCACGTCCCGCCTGATGGCTGGTCTGCGTCGGCTCGAATATCGCGGGTATGACAGTGCCGGTCTGGCAATTGCCGCCGATGGTGCGATCGATCGTCGCCGCGCCAAGGGCAAGATCGTCAATCTCGAAGCCGTCTTGACGGTCGATCCGCTGGATGGTCCCGTCGGCATTGCGCATACGCGCTGGGCCACACATGGCGCGCCGAGCGTCACCAATGCGCACCCGCACCGCGCGGGCCGGGTCGCCATCGTGCATAACGGCATTATCGAGAATTTCGCCGAAATTCGCGAAAAGCTCGCCCATCGCAATCTAGAATCCGACACCGACACGGAAATCGCGGCACATCTGATCGATCACGAGATTGACCAAGGCGGCACTATTCAGGATGCGGTCGGACGCGCGCTGGCACAGTTTCGCGGGGCCTATGCACTCGGCATTCTGGTCGAAGACGAACCGCACCGCATCTATTGTGCGCGCCGCGGCTCGCCTCTGGCTGTCGGCATCGGCAAGGGCGAACGCTATCTCGGCTCGGACGCCATGGCGCTCGCGGCTCTGACGGATCAGCTCATCTATCTGGAAGAGGGCGACTGGGCCGTTCTGGAATCCGATTCGATCCAGATTTTCGATGATAACGGAACGCCTGTCGAGCGCGACATCACGGTCGTGCGCGGGGCGGACGATATTGCCGACAAAGGCAGCTTCGATCACTTCATGCTCAAGGAAATCCACGAGCAACCCGATACGCTGGCGCGGACCCTCTCCCATTATCTGGATCTGGCCGCCATGGGCGTGTCATTGCCCGAAGAGCTCGATCTGGGCCAGATAAACCGCATCGTCATCGTGGCCTGCGGCACCGCCTTCTATGCGGGTATGGTCGGGCAATATCTGTTTGAACAGATTGCCGGCGTTGCCGTCGATATCGATATTGCCTCGGAATTCCGTTACCGCGAACCGGTTCTGGATCCGAACAGCCTGATGATCGTCGTGTCCCAATCAGGGGAAACCGCCGATACGCTGGCGGCTCTACGCTACGCCAAAGAGGCCGGTCTGAAAACGGCGGCACTGGTCAATGTGATGACCTCGACCATGGCCCGCGAAGCGGACGTCGCCATGCCTATCAATGCCGGGCCTGAAATCGGGGTCGCCTCGACCAAGGCGTTCACCTCGCAAGTCGCGGCCCTGGCCTGTCTGGCGGTCGGGGCGGGCGAATTGCGCGGGAAGCTCGATTCCGACTCTGTTGCCACGCATGTACGCGAACTGATGGGCCTGCCGACGAAAGTCGCAGACTCGCTGAAAAGCGCCGCCGAAATCGCGACCATTGCCGGTACGCTGGCGGGCGCCTCTTCGGCCTTTTTCCTCGGTCGTGGCACGATGGTGCCGATCGCACTGGAAGGGGCGCTCAAGCTCAAGGAAATTTCCTATATTCATGCCGAAGGCTATGCGGCGGGCGAACTCAAACATGGTCCGATCGCGCTGATTGAAGACGGTACGCCCGTCATCGCTTCCGCGCCGATGGATGGCCTGTTCGAAAAGACCGTCTCCAATCTTCAGGAAGTCGCGGCCCGTGGGGCCCGTGTCATTCTATTCACGGATGCCGAAGGCAAGGCTGCCGCAGGCGATCAGGTCGATACATGTCTTGTTCTGCCGACTGCGCCCATGATCAGTGCGCCCATCGTTCAGGCCATCGGCCAGCAATTGCTGGCCTATCACACGGCACTCGCTCTGGGCACGGATGTGGATCAGCCGCGTAATCTGGCCAAGTCTGTTACGGTCGAATAG
- the rfbC gene encoding dTDP-4-dehydrorhamnose 3,5-epimerase, which translates to MQIDRFDISGPVLFTPRRFVDERGYFAETFRQSVFVDAIGEVVQFVQDNQSLSERKGTIRGLHYQAPPHAQGKLVRCTQGAIIDVAVDIRSGSTTYGQHVRVQLSAGNGAQLWVPPGFLHGFATLTDHCLVQYKCTAYYDADCDGGVAWNDPDLDIDWGLSGTDPAISTKDAAAPAFGAFKTPF; encoded by the coding sequence ATGCAGATCGACCGCTTCGACATATCCGGGCCCGTCCTATTCACGCCCCGCCGTTTCGTGGATGAGCGCGGCTATTTTGCGGAGACGTTCCGCCAGAGCGTCTTTGTGGATGCGATCGGTGAGGTCGTGCAATTCGTGCAGGACAATCAGTCCCTGTCCGAGCGCAAGGGAACGATCCGTGGTCTGCATTATCAGGCTCCGCCGCACGCGCAGGGCAAGCTCGTCCGCTGCACGCAGGGTGCGATCATCGATGTCGCCGTCGATATCCGTTCTGGCTCGACGACTTATGGGCAGCATGTCCGGGTTCAACTGAGCGCCGGGAATGGCGCGCAGCTCTGGGTTCCGCCGGGATTCCTGCATGGTTTTGCCACACTGACGGATCACTGCCTCGTGCAATATAAATGCACGGCCTACTACGATGCGGATTGCGACGGAGGCGTGGCCTGGAATGACCCTGACCTCGACATAGATTGGGGCTTATCGGGAACCGACCCTGCCATATCCACCAAGGATGCGGCCGCCCCGGCATTCGGAGCCTTCAAAACGCCTTTCTGA
- the galE gene encoding UDP-glucose 4-epimerase GalE yields MSILVTGGAGYIGSHTAVALIESGHDVVVIDNYSNSSPDVIARVEALTGATIPAYTADIADRQTVTRILKDHDCDTVMHFAGLKAVGNSVAQPLDYYRENVAGALSLFEAMQAAQVRRCVFSSSATVYGAPQFLPFTEDHPLAPASPYGWSKLMIEQILRDLAISDPDWRIAVLRYFNPCGAHPSGQIGENPIGRPNNLMPFIAQVAVGRRPHLDVMGDDYDTSDGTGVRDYIHVVDLARGHVAALDLIERETGWNAVNLGTGAGYSVMDMLRAFEKAVGHPIAHKIGPRRPGDVAAYWADTQTAEARLGWRAELGVERMCEDHWRWQQSLIASQAEPSHPVGGGL; encoded by the coding sequence GTGAGCATTCTGGTCACGGGCGGTGCCGGCTATATCGGGTCGCATACAGCTGTCGCGCTGATCGAATCCGGACATGACGTGGTCGTGATCGACAATTATTCCAATTCGTCGCCGGACGTGATCGCCCGTGTCGAAGCCCTGACCGGAGCGACCATCCCGGCCTATACGGCTGACATCGCCGACAGGCAGACAGTCACCCGGATCCTCAAGGATCATGACTGCGACACGGTCATGCATTTTGCGGGTTTGAAGGCGGTCGGCAACTCCGTCGCACAGCCTCTGGACTATTACCGTGAAAATGTTGCAGGGGCCCTGTCCCTGTTTGAAGCCATGCAGGCGGCACAGGTCAGACGTTGCGTTTTCAGCTCCTCGGCGACCGTTTATGGCGCGCCGCAATTTCTGCCCTTCACGGAAGACCATCCGCTCGCCCCCGCCAGCCCCTATGGCTGGAGCAAGCTGATGATCGAGCAGATATTGCGCGACCTGGCGATCAGCGACCCGGACTGGCGGATTGCCGTGCTACGCTATTTCAACCCCTGCGGCGCGCATCCGTCCGGACAGATCGGGGAAAACCCCATAGGACGACCCAATAATCTGATGCCGTTCATCGCGCAGGTCGCAGTGGGACGCCGCCCGCATCTCGACGTGATGGGGGACGATTACGATACGTCGGATGGAACAGGAGTCCGGGACTATATCCACGTCGTCGATCTGGCGCGGGGACATGTGGCGGCGCTGGATCTGATCGAACGGGAGACGGGCTGGAACGCCGTCAATCTGGGAACGGGGGCAGGCTATTCCGTCATGGACATGCTGCGGGCCTTTGAAAAGGCCGTCGGGCACCCGATTGCGCATAAGATCGGCCCGCGTCGGCCCGGCGATGTCGCAGCCTATTGGGCGGATACGCAGACGGCGGAAGCGCGCCTTGGCTGGCGCGCCGAGCTGGGGGTAGAGCGCATGTGCGAAGATCATTGGCGCTGGCAGCAGAGCCTGATCGCCTCTCAGGCGGAGCCCTCACACCCGGTCGGTGGCGGTCTCTGA
- a CDS encoding KpsF/GutQ family sugar-phosphate isomerase, translating into MTDNATDYAVQALQVERDGLNALINALDVSSDHSLHGAFQAAVRLCHDMRGRGQGRIVVTGMGKSGHIGRKLASTLASTGTPSLFVHPAEASHGDLGMISRQDIVLALSNSGETRELSDILQYCARFSIPLIAITSGADSTLARAATTTLLLPAADEACSETLAPTTSTTMSLALGDALAVTLLKLSAFGASDFKTFHPGGKLGAGFRAVGDIVSQGMLPLIDADAPLPAAIAQMSESGLGIVGICDMSGRLIGVITDGDLRRNAGRDLMALRAGDVMSSSPVTVTPGQLAAEALALLNERRIQAVFVVDGGTPVGLLHIHDFLKQGVM; encoded by the coding sequence ATGACCGATAATGCTACAGATTACGCCGTGCAGGCCCTCCAGGTCGAGCGCGATGGCCTGAATGCATTGATCAATGCCTTGGATGTGTCATCCGACCACTCGTTGCACGGTGCGTTTCAGGCGGCGGTTCGCCTCTGTCACGACATGCGCGGTCGCGGACAAGGTCGGATCGTCGTCACGGGCATGGGAAAATCCGGCCATATCGGACGAAAGCTCGCTTCGACCTTGGCCTCGACCGGCACACCGTCCCTGTTTGTTCATCCGGCTGAGGCCAGTCACGGCGATCTGGGCATGATCAGCCGGCAGGATATTGTGCTGGCTCTGTCCAATTCAGGAGAAACGCGCGAACTATCCGATATTCTGCAATATTGTGCGCGCTTCTCGATCCCGCTGATCGCTATAACGTCCGGGGCTGACTCCACCCTGGCCAGAGCCGCGACAACCACCTTGCTTCTGCCGGCAGCCGATGAGGCCTGCTCCGAGACGCTTGCGCCGACGACCTCGACGACGATGAGCCTGGCGCTGGGCGACGCGCTGGCCGTGACCTTGCTGAAGCTGTCGGCTTTCGGGGCGTCCGACTTCAAGACGTTTCATCCGGGTGGAAAGCTCGGCGCGGGGTTCCGGGCGGTCGGCGATATTGTCAGCCAAGGCATGTTGCCCCTGATCGATGCCGACGCGCCACTACCGGCCGCGATCGCGCAAATGAGCGAAAGCGGTCTGGGGATTGTCGGGATCTGCGACATGTCCGGTCGCTTGATCGGGGTCATTACGGATGGCGATCTGCGCCGCAATGCCGGGCGGGACCTGATGGCGTTGCGCGCGGGGGATGTCATGTCGTCCAGTCCGGTCACGGTTACGCCCGGTCAGCTTGCCGCCGAAGCGCTGGCCCTTCTGAATGAACGGCGCATCCAGGCTGTTTTTGTCGTGGATGGGGGCACGCCCGTCGGGTTGCTGCACATTCACGACTTTCTGAAGCAGGGAGTCATGTAG
- a CDS encoding YqaA family protein, whose product MRRSFFVIGGAFGYLPGLRPFDALAMPVLDNLGSAVAVEEFSTNVKTYGAMAVFGAALTPFPYKVVTIMSGALKINFGVFMAASVFSSCWPRSTGPM is encoded by the coding sequence TTGCGACGATCTTTTTTCGTAATCGGCGGCGCATTCGGCTATCTTCCCGGTTTGCGCCCATTCGATGCGCTGGCCATGCCGGTGCTGGACAATCTCGGCAGCGCCGTTGCGGTCGAAGAATTTTCTACCAATGTGAAAACATACGGCGCGATGGCTGTGTTCGGTGCGGCGCTGACACCCTTTCCCTACAAGGTCGTCACCATCATGAGCGGCGCGCTGAAGATCAATTTCGGTGTCTTCATGGCGGCGTCGGTCTTTTCATCATGCTGGCCGCGCTCTACTGGGCCTATGTGA
- the kdsA gene encoding 3-deoxy-8-phosphooctulonate synthase, with protein sequence MTPIQLADRDWAIGGTHTPLAVIAGINVLEDEGLSLEVGTELKRICVDLGLPYVFKASFDKANRSSITSFRGPGLKAGLAHLARIKAALDVPICTDVHEPDQAKAVAAIADIVQIPAFLCRQTDLVVAIARETQAAGGVIHVKKAQFLAPWDTKNIIAKIGEAAPDVGVILCERGSSFGYNNLVVDMLGIGAMHDLGVPVTIDATHAVQLPGADPRTAGASTGGRREGVPIIAKAAVASGADGVFLEFHIDPDAALCDAPSCLPLSSARDLLSTLKRVREAVQG encoded by the coding sequence ATGACACCGATCCAACTGGCAGATCGCGACTGGGCGATCGGCGGCACCCATACGCCACTTGCCGTGATTGCCGGCATCAATGTGCTCGAAGATGAAGGCCTGTCGCTGGAAGTCGGCACGGAACTTAAACGCATCTGTGTCGATCTCGGGCTGCCCTACGTTTTCAAGGCCAGTTTCGACAAGGCGAACCGCTCTTCGATCACGAGCTTTCGGGGGCCGGGACTGAAGGCCGGACTGGCGCATCTGGCGCGGATCAAGGCGGCGCTGGACGTACCGATCTGCACCGACGTTCACGAACCCGATCAAGCCAAGGCCGTCGCGGCCATTGCCGATATTGTCCAGATCCCGGCTTTCCTGTGCCGCCAGACGGACCTGGTCGTCGCTATCGCGCGCGAAACGCAGGCAGCGGGCGGTGTCATTCATGTCAAGAAGGCTCAGTTCCTGGCCCCTTGGGATACAAAAAACATTATTGCCAAGATTGGCGAAGCCGCCCCGGATGTCGGCGTGATCCTGTGCGAACGCGGCAGTAGTTTCGGCTATAATAATCTGGTCGTGGACATGCTGGGAATCGGCGCAATGCACGATCTGGGCGTGCCGGTCACGATCGATGCGACCCACGCCGTACAGTTGCCCGGCGCGGATCCGCGCACGGCGGGCGCGTCGACGGGCGGTCGTCGCGAAGGGGTCCCCATCATCGCCAAGGCCGCCGTGGCGAGCGGTGCGGACGGCGTATTCCTCGAATTTCATATTGATCCGGATGCGGCGCTCTGCGATGCACCGAGCTGCCTGCCGCTCTCCAGCGCGCGGGATTTGCTGAGCACGCTCAAACGTGTGCGAGAGGCCGTCCAGGGATGA
- the murI gene encoding glutamate racemase has translation MTAFLPHPAPHALIFDSGVGGLTIAAEIRAAHPHVALSFLADDAFRPYGEKTESQLSARLPGLLRPICDMLNPDLVVIACNTASTTALPTIRAALNCPVVGVVPAIKPAAALSQTRSIAVLGTPGTVRRTYVDDLIAAHAADCHVELVGSSALVEQAERKLSGREVDMAVIRRETAPLFDGLQGETVDAIVLACTHFPLLRDELEAAAPRLVAWIDSGEAVARRVGNLLDRITQFQACPPLSDTAFLTGPDDDPARRQAFAEHGFGRIVSL, from the coding sequence ATGACTGCATTCTTGCCCCATCCCGCGCCTCATGCGCTTATTTTCGACTCTGGTGTGGGTGGCCTGACGATCGCAGCCGAAATCCGGGCCGCCCATCCGCATGTTGCGCTCAGTTTTCTGGCGGATGATGCGTTCAGGCCCTATGGTGAGAAAACGGAAAGCCAGCTGAGCGCGCGTCTGCCGGGGCTGCTGCGCCCCATCTGCGATATGCTCAATCCCGATCTGGTCGTGATTGCCTGTAATACGGCCTCGACGACGGCGCTGCCGACGATCCGCGCGGCGCTGAACTGTCCCGTTGTCGGTGTCGTTCCGGCGATCAAGCCCGCCGCCGCCCTGTCGCAGACTCGGTCGATCGCGGTGCTGGGAACGCCGGGAACGGTCAGGCGGACCTATGTCGATGATCTGATCGCCGCCCACGCTGCCGATTGTCATGTCGAATTGGTCGGCTCGTCGGCGCTGGTCGAGCAGGCCGAACGCAAATTGTCGGGCCGGGAGGTCGACATGGCCGTCATCCGCCGCGAAACCGCGCCGCTTTTCGACGGCCTGCAAGGCGAGACCGTGGATGCGATCGTCCTGGCCTGCACCCATTTCCCGCTCTTGCGTGACGAGCTGGAAGCAGCGGCTCCGCGTCTCGTCGCATGGATTGACAGCGGCGAGGCCGTGGCCAGGCGCGTCGGCAATCTGCTGGACCGGATCACGCAGTTTCAAGCCTGTCCGCCGCTAAGCGACACCGCTTTTCTGACCGGGCCGGATGATGATCCTGCGCGGCGACAGGCCTTTGCCGAGCATGGCTTTGGCCGCATCGTCAGCCTTTAA
- a CDS encoding histidine phosphatase family protein — protein sequence MGWLVVVRHGNTFDRGDRVLRVGGRTDLPLSRSGQEQAQALGAHFAGQSFDHLLSGPLLRQSQTADAILSRLSRPDRWAVETGLTEIDYGPDEGQPEDDVIARIGQDALTRWDTDRIPHPDWMIDAAALSAVWRDLLSRAQTQDLMVVTSNGTARYLFDHVAQGDAPLKLRTGAFGVIASGPDEAQLISWDERPAT from the coding sequence ATGGGCTGGCTGGTCGTCGTCCGGCACGGCAATACGTTCGACCGAGGCGACAGGGTGCTGCGGGTCGGCGGACGGACGGATCTGCCGCTGAGCCGTTCCGGACAGGAACAGGCACAAGCGTTGGGGGCGCATTTCGCCGGGCAGAGTTTCGATCATCTTCTCAGCGGTCCGTTGCTGCGCCAGAGCCAGACCGCGGACGCCATTCTCAGCCGTCTGTCCCGTCCGGATCGATGGGCTGTCGAGACCGGATTGACCGAAATCGATTACGGTCCGGATGAAGGCCAGCCGGAAGATGACGTGATCGCCCGGATCGGACAAGACGCCCTGACCCGCTGGGACACGGACCGCATTCCCCACCCGGACTGGATGATTGACGCCGCCGCGCTCAGCGCCGTGTGGCGGGACCTGTTAAGCCGCGCGCAGACGCAGGACCTGATGGTCGTGACAAGCAATGGAACGGCGCGCTATCTTTTCGATCATGTTGCACAGGGGGATGCGCCGCTGAAACTGCGGACGGGCGCGTTCGGCGTCATCGCGAGCGGCCCGGACGAAGCGCAACTGATCAGCTGGGACGAACGCCCCGCGACATGA
- a CDS encoding DNA adenine methylase: MSEQMDFERFIRTYDRAGVLFYLDPPYMGSEDDYDAPFQREDFQRLADCLRALKGRFILSINDTQDVRDIFAFCDLQPVELSYQISASGPTKARELILTGGG; encoded by the coding sequence ATGAGCGAACAGATGGACTTTGAACGGTTCATCCGGACCTATGACCGCGCGGGCGTGCTCTTCTATCTGGACCCGCCTTATATGGGCTCGGAGGACGATTATGATGCGCCTTTCCAGCGCGAGGACTTCCAGCGTCTGGCCGACTGTTTACGAGCCCTGAAAGGTCGGTTCATTCTCTCTATCAATGACACGCAAGATGTCCGCGACATCTTCGCCTTCTGCGATCTGCAGCCGGTCGAACTCTCTTACCAAATCAGTGCGTCCGGTCCGACGAAGGCCCGCGAGCTCATTCTGACGGGCGGTGGATGA
- a CDS encoding 3-deoxy-manno-octulosonate cytidylyltransferase — MIAPAAHIRTLIVIPARYGSTRFPGKPLAEIGGKSMLRHTAETADVVARAAPGRAYVVATDDDRIRDHCEAHDLPVVMTDPDCPSGSDRAMAACHMVAPTAEIIVNLQGDAPFTPPDYIEHCLANLADDPEADMATPVVPLDWAALDQLRADKRTTPFSGTTAIIDGATGRARWFSKTIIPAIRKEEIWRQHEELSPVLRHVGLYAYRRAALEQFMALAESPYERTEGLEQLRALEAGMIISCARVDPAPVSLSGIDTPEDLARAEALLAGMSH, encoded by the coding sequence ATGATCGCGCCAGCTGCGCATATCCGCACACTGATTGTCATCCCGGCACGCTATGGTTCGACGCGCTTTCCCGGCAAGCCACTGGCCGAGATCGGCGGCAAAAGCATGCTGCGGCATACAGCTGAAACGGCTGATGTCGTCGCCCGCGCGGCACCGGGCCGGGCTTATGTCGTAGCCACGGATGATGACCGCATCAGAGATCATTGCGAGGCGCACGACCTGCCTGTCGTCATGACCGATCCGGATTGCCCGTCCGGCAGCGACCGCGCCATGGCGGCCTGTCACATGGTCGCGCCGACGGCGGAGATCATCGTCAATCTGCAGGGCGACGCGCCGTTTACGCCGCCCGACTATATCGAACATTGTCTGGCCAATCTGGCGGACGACCCGGAGGCCGACATGGCCACGCCTGTCGTGCCGCTCGATTGGGCCGCGCTCGATCAGCTTCGGGCGGATAAACGCACCACACCTTTTTCCGGAACCACGGCGATCATCGACGGCGCGACAGGCCGCGCGCGCTGGTTCTCAAAGACCATCATCCCGGCGATCCGCAAGGAAGAAATCTGGCGTCAGCACGAGGAACTATCCCCCGTTTTGCGCCATGTCGGGCTCTATGCCTATCGGCGCGCGGCGCTGGAACAGTTCATGGCGCTGGCGGAAAGCCCCTATGAGCGCACGGAAGGGCTGGAACAACTCCGCGCGCTGGAAGCCGGAATGATCATCAGCTGCGCCCGCGTCGATCCCGCACCCGTTAGCCTGTCCGGCATCGATACGCCGGAAGATCTGGCGCGCGCCGAAGCGCTGCTGGCCGGAATGTCTCACTAA
- the msrA gene encoding peptide-methionine (S)-S-oxide reductase MsrA encodes MIAVRFVLPITLFALMTACTEAPSRVQTESEPDPQAEPKTMVASAVSGPMAPYLEETVEGLETAIFAGGCFWCVEKDFESLPGVIEVVSGYTGGRLDNPDYKTVSYTETGHYEAAEVLFDPSVISYRDLVDYYWTTVDPTDPSGQFCDKGSSYRTAIFAQPDQVQAAEASLAALLSDKPFAADIVTPVLPAVTFYDAEDYHQDYYKKNPVRYNAYRLACRRDATLKRLWGNAAKGGQ; translated from the coding sequence ATGATAGCCGTTCGATTTGTCCTCCCGATCACTCTTTTTGCCCTGATGACCGCCTGTACGGAGGCTCCGTCCCGCGTTCAGACGGAAAGCGAGCCCGATCCGCAGGCTGAGCCGAAGACCATGGTGGCCTCCGCTGTCAGCGGGCCGATGGCGCCTTATCTGGAAGAGACCGTAGAGGGGTTGGAAACCGCAATTTTCGCCGGGGGCTGCTTCTGGTGCGTGGAAAAGGATTTCGAAAGCCTGCCCGGCGTGATCGAAGTCGTCTCCGGCTATACGGGCGGGCGTCTGGACAATCCCGACTATAAGACGGTCAGCTACACGGAAACCGGCCATTACGAAGCCGCCGAAGTTCTGTTCGACCCGTCCGTCATCAGCTACCGCGATCTGGTCGATTACTACTGGACCACGGTCGATCCGACCGATCCATCGGGCCAGTTCTGCGACAAGGGATCATCCTACCGGACCGCCATCTTCGCGCAGCCCGATCAGGTCCAGGCCGCCGAAGCGAGCTTGGCTGCGCTGCTGTCTGACAAGCCGTTTGCCGCCGATATCGTTACACCGGTCCTGCCCGCCGTCACTTTTTATGACGCGGAAGACTATCACCAGGATTACTATAAGAAGAACCCGGTCCGCTATAATGCCTACAGGCTGGCCTGCCGCCGCGATGCGACGCTCAAACGTCTCTGGGGCAATGCGGCCAAGGGCGGACAATAA
- a CDS encoding ArnT family glycosyltransferase, with the protein MTIRTRNIHLSDANWAAALIGTLLVFRIVMLMLSASGLHGDEAQYWAWSLDPDFGYYSKPPLIAWIIWVSTSIFGHAEWAIRLASPFLHTGTAILTYLTASRLFGSRAGLIACALYILMPGVALSASLISTDAALLFFVALFIHSWIRLRERTDWRWVIMLGVALSLGLMAKYAMIYVLPAFGLALLFDARSRASLLGLKGAVAAIVAAAIITPNLIWNQQHSFATLQHTTDNANMGDGVQLNPLELIEFVVGQLGVFGPITFILLLIALWRLRLDRTSFRLWLAVLVLTPLSVICLQALLSRANANWAAAAYAAAPVLLAAWAIHSQQTLRWVMAGLAVNLLLSIVPPLVLTSPALTDRLGFANAVKRQRGWPETVERITEQFAAGDYDAVAVDNRLMFYALTYYDMEGTAPLFMWRYEPRLNNHAEMTRPLPEDDRSVLLISYYPTYADYFARDFEQLTRLGEIEIDLGGGKSRALIAYAAQGYKGPVARD; encoded by the coding sequence GTGACGATCAGGACCCGCAATATCCATCTGTCTGACGCGAACTGGGCGGCGGCGCTGATCGGAACCCTGCTGGTCTTCCGGATTGTGATGCTGATGCTCAGCGCGTCGGGCCTGCATGGCGACGAAGCGCAATATTGGGCCTGGTCGCTTGATCCGGACTTCGGCTATTATTCCAAGCCGCCGCTGATCGCCTGGATCATTTGGGTGAGTACCTCCATCTTTGGCCATGCGGAATGGGCGATCCGGCTAGCCTCGCCCTTCCTGCATACGGGCACGGCGATCCTGACTTATCTGACGGCGTCCCGCCTGTTCGGCAGCCGTGCCGGACTAATCGCCTGCGCCCTTTATATTCTGATGCCGGGCGTGGCCCTATCGGCCTCTCTGATTAGCACGGATGCGGCGCTCCTCTTCTTCGTCGCCCTCTTCATTCACAGCTGGATCCGCTTGCGCGAGCGCACCGACTGGCGCTGGGTCATCATGCTGGGTGTCGCGCTGAGTCTGGGGTTGATGGCGAAGTATGCCATGATCTATGTGTTGCCGGCCTTCGGTCTGGCGCTGCTGTTCGATGCCAGAAGCCGGGCGTCACTGCTGGGCCTGAAGGGCGCAGTCGCCGCAATCGTGGCAGCCGCAATCATCACCCCCAATCTGATCTGGAACCAGCAGCATAGTTTTGCGACGTTGCAGCACACAACCGACAATGCGAATATGGGCGACGGAGTGCAGCTCAATCCGCTTGAGCTGATCGAATTTGTCGTGGGGCAGCTAGGCGTTTTCGGTCCGATCACCTTCATCCTACTTCTGATCGCGCTCTGGCGACTGCGGCTGGACCGGACGTCGTTCCGTCTGTGGCTGGCCGTGCTGGTGTTGACGCCGCTAAGCGTCATCTGCCTGCAAGCACTTTTGAGCCGTGCCAACGCCAACTGGGCGGCGGCAGCATATGCCGCAGCGCCAGTGCTGCTCGCGGCTTGGGCGATACACTCGCAGCAAACTTTACGCTGGGTGATGGCGGGTCTGGCCGTCAATCTGCTGCTCAGCATCGTTCCGCCTCTGGTCCTGACGTCCCCGGCCCTGACCGACCGGCTAGGTTTTGCCAATGCGGTGAAGCGACAGCGCGGCTGGCCGGAAACAGTTGAGAGGATCACCGAACAGTTTGCCGCTGGCGATTATGACGCCGTTGCCGTCGATAACCGCCTGATGTTCTACGCGCTGACCTATTATGACATGGAAGGCACGGCCCCGCTCTTCATGTGGCGCTATGAGCCGCGCCTGAACAATCATGCGGAGATGACGCGGCCTTTGCCGGAAGACGACCGGTCCGTTCTGCTGATCTCCTACTATCCCACCTATGCAGATTATTTTGCGCGCGACTTCGAACAGCTGACCCGGCTGGGCGAGATCGAAATCGATCTGGGCGGCGGGAAGTCACGCGCTCTCATCGCCTATGCGGCGCAAGGTTATAAGGGCCCGGTGGCACGCGATTAA